A window of the Radiobacillus deserti genome harbors these coding sequences:
- a CDS encoding N-acetyldiaminopimelate deacetylase: MLEVNQLIKIRRELHQIPEIGFQEHKTQAYLLSFIQKLPQDNMEVKTWKTGILVKVKGTKSSMTIAYRTDMDGLPIEEETDFDFQSQHKGFMHACGHDFHMTIALAALQAIAEQPPEHNVLFVFQPAEEGPGGAFPMLQSNEFKEWWPDLIFALHIAPELPVGTVSSKPGLLFANTSELFIDFKGKGGHAAYPHLTKDMVVAASGFVGELQTIVSRRVDPLESAVVTIGKITGGTVQNVIAENARLEGTIRTLSPDLMPIIKTEIDALKRGFEMMYDCEIRIDFGANYYQVFNREELVLAFKNIVETSEMDWKDAPAAMTGEDFGYMLRDIPGFMFWLGVDSPYGLHHSKLTANEDAIPLAAKLVEKTLRKLKPMNA; this comes from the coding sequence ATGTTAGAAGTGAATCAGCTAATAAAAATCCGAAGAGAGCTCCACCAAATTCCTGAAATAGGATTTCAAGAGCATAAAACGCAGGCATATTTACTTTCTTTTATACAAAAACTTCCGCAAGATAACATGGAGGTAAAGACATGGAAAACTGGTATTCTTGTGAAAGTGAAAGGGACTAAGTCTTCCATGACTATCGCCTACCGTACGGATATGGATGGTTTACCCATCGAGGAAGAAACGGATTTTGATTTTCAATCCCAGCATAAAGGGTTTATGCATGCTTGCGGGCATGACTTCCATATGACGATTGCCCTAGCAGCATTACAGGCCATTGCTGAACAACCACCAGAGCACAATGTGTTGTTTGTTTTTCAACCAGCAGAGGAAGGTCCTGGGGGAGCATTCCCAATGCTTCAATCCAATGAGTTTAAAGAATGGTGGCCTGATTTAATCTTTGCATTACACATTGCACCAGAGCTTCCAGTTGGAACGGTCTCCTCTAAGCCGGGATTGCTATTTGCGAATACAAGTGAATTGTTTATCGATTTTAAAGGGAAAGGCGGTCATGCAGCTTATCCCCATTTGACGAAAGATATGGTAGTTGCTGCCAGTGGATTTGTTGGAGAACTGCAAACCATTGTTTCGAGAAGAGTGGATCCACTAGAAAGTGCGGTTGTTACAATAGGGAAGATTACAGGAGGAACTGTTCAGAATGTGATAGCAGAAAACGCACGCTTAGAAGGAACAATCCGTACATTATCTCCCGACTTAATGCCAATTATTAAAACGGAAATAGATGCTTTAAAGCGTGGATTTGAAATGATGTATGATTGTGAAATTAGGATTGATTTTGGAGCTAATTATTATCAGGTGTTTAACCGAGAAGAGTTGGTACTTGCATTTAAAAATATTGTGGAGACAAGTGAAATGGATTGGAAAGACGCTCCTGCAGCAATGACAGGTGAGGATTTTGGATACATGCTTCGAGATATTCCTGGGTTTATGTTTTGGTTAGGAGTAGATTCTCCATATGGATTGCATCATAGTAAGTTGACCGCTAATGAGGATGCTATTCCACTTGCAGCAAAACTCGTAGAAAAGACGTTACGTAAATTAAAGCCTATGAATGCATAG
- a CDS encoding SCO family protein, translating into MKYIKWIGLLLILFLSACGSTYNGDFNYEVQPFSFENQDGKMVTKEQFEGKFWVADMIFTNCQTVCPPMTANMARLQQKLEDENLDVELVSFSVDPENDTKEILKEYVSERGGTFENWNLLTGYPFKTIKEFSIKSFKAPVEKIADSDQRVHTYYFYLVTPEGNAIKRYDGRKAAEMDTIIEDIKSMTE; encoded by the coding sequence ATGAAATATATAAAATGGATTGGTTTACTACTAATTTTATTTCTATCAGCTTGTGGAAGTACATATAATGGAGATTTTAACTATGAGGTTCAACCCTTTAGTTTTGAAAACCAAGATGGAAAAATGGTTACAAAAGAACAGTTCGAAGGGAAATTTTGGGTAGCTGATATGATATTTACTAACTGCCAAACCGTCTGTCCACCAATGACTGCTAACATGGCTCGATTACAACAGAAACTGGAAGATGAGAACTTAGACGTAGAACTTGTATCCTTTTCCGTAGATCCTGAAAACGACACAAAAGAAATATTGAAAGAATATGTCTCAGAACGTGGTGGAACTTTTGAAAATTGGAATCTGCTAACCGGCTACCCGTTTAAGACAATTAAGGAATTTTCAATTAAATCCTTTAAAGCACCTGTTGAAAAAATAGCGGATTCGGACCAACGGGTTCACACCTATTACTTTTACTTAGTTACGCCTGAAGGAAATGCTATTAAACGGTACGATGGCCGTAAGGCAGCAGAAATGGATACGATTATAGAAGATATTAAGTCCATGACAGAATAG
- a CDS encoding PilZ domain-containing protein, translated as MYFKRNEPYRFSFEQPIPASFKTLPTESTPSTTYPVLLLDVSLSGVRMECSIEVPIEKNKPYILEFTLLDQHCVTTGEIVWIKELSNHYHCGMKLDTDEEVQDQITSQLKQVVKNQRLSSTE; from the coding sequence ATGTACTTTAAGCGCAATGAACCTTATCGCTTCTCCTTCGAGCAACCAATACCAGCTAGCTTTAAAACGTTACCAACAGAAAGTACTCCTTCCACTACCTATCCTGTTTTATTGTTGGATGTTAGTTTGAGTGGAGTCAGAATGGAGTGCTCGATTGAGGTACCAATTGAAAAGAACAAACCATACATTCTGGAGTTTACATTACTAGATCAACACTGTGTCACAACTGGAGAAATTGTCTGGATTAAAGAACTATCCAACCATTATCATTGTGGAATGAAACTGGATACAGATGAAGAAGTTCAAGATCAAATTACTTCTCAACTAAAACAAGTAGTGAAAAACCAAAGGTTAAGTTCGACTGAATGA
- a CDS encoding metallophosphoesterase → MNRRTFLKRVLSSSLAFFGLGGGTYYYAHEIEPKMLKIHSEPLRSSKIPNSFNGFKIVQFSDTHVGFHFSLEQLKQLVKEINKLEPDLVVFTGDLVDKPHTFEWNQSIITTLQAISSKHGKYWIYGNHDHGGYGTEIVKETMEAAGFVTLQNSHTLITNGQGDTIALSGLDDVMLGKPNIEQALQGIDKTLYSILLVHEPDFADISKNYEVDVQLSGHSHGGQIQIPLIGYLYTPAYAEKYVEGKYSLDTKSMDLFVSRGIGTTRVPYRFLCKPEITVFSLRHERT, encoded by the coding sequence ATGAATAGAAGAACATTCCTAAAACGAGTCCTATCTTCTTCACTTGCGTTCTTTGGGCTTGGAGGAGGAACTTATTATTATGCTCATGAAATCGAGCCTAAAATGCTAAAGATACATTCTGAACCATTAAGGTCATCTAAAATCCCAAACTCTTTCAATGGATTTAAGATTGTGCAGTTTAGTGATACACACGTTGGCTTCCATTTTTCCCTAGAACAACTTAAACAACTAGTAAAAGAAATAAATAAACTAGAACCAGATCTCGTTGTCTTTACTGGAGATTTAGTGGATAAGCCACATACATTTGAATGGAATCAAAGTATAATCACTACCCTTCAAGCTATATCTAGCAAGCATGGTAAATATTGGATTTATGGAAACCATGATCATGGAGGTTATGGAACAGAAATTGTGAAAGAAACGATGGAAGCAGCAGGTTTTGTTACCCTTCAAAATAGCCATACACTTATCACAAATGGACAAGGAGATACTATTGCTTTATCTGGATTAGATGATGTGATGTTAGGGAAACCAAATATTGAACAAGCCTTGCAAGGAATTGATAAGACCCTTTATTCCATTCTACTTGTACATGAGCCAGATTTTGCAGATATCTCCAAAAATTACGAGGTAGATGTCCAACTCTCTGGTCACAGTCACGGAGGACAAATCCAAATCCCACTCATCGGATACCTATACACTCCAGCTTATGCGGAGAAATATGTAGAGGGGAAATATTCCTTAGATACGAAATCAATGGATTTATTTGTAAGTAGAGGGATTGGCACCACTCGTGTACCCTATCGATTTCTTTGCAAACCAGAAATTACAGTTTTCTCTTTACGTCATGAACGAACCTGA
- the cbpB gene encoding cyclic-di-AMP-binding protein CbpB, with protein sequence MTSTKYNELIDFKVGDLMIPSEKVAHVQLGNPLEHALLVLVKSGYSAVPVLDISYKLHGTISKTVILNRVLGLERFEMEKLSDIKVDDVMNQSVPYLHREDDFVTSLKSLVDFPFVCVADEEGYFDGILTRRAILKQLNKYLHVNRNKPVIE encoded by the coding sequence ATGACAAGTACAAAGTACAATGAACTAATCGACTTTAAAGTGGGAGACCTTATGATTCCATCTGAAAAAGTGGCACATGTACAGCTCGGTAATCCTCTAGAACATGCGTTATTAGTTTTGGTGAAATCAGGATATTCTGCAGTTCCTGTTTTAGATATTTCATACAAACTGCATGGGACAATTAGTAAGACCGTTATTTTAAACCGTGTCCTCGGCTTAGAAAGGTTTGAAATGGAAAAGCTATCCGATATTAAGGTGGATGACGTGATGAATCAATCCGTGCCTTATTTACATCGCGAGGATGATTTTGTCACAAGTCTTAAATCTTTGGTTGATTTTCCATTTGTTTGTGTAGCTGATGAGGAAGGGTATTTTGACGGAATACTAACAAGAAGAGCGATTTTAAAGCAGTTGAATAAATATCTTCACGTAAATCGAAACAAACCTGTTATCGAATAA
- a CDS encoding aspartyl-phosphate phosphatase Spo0E family protein, whose amino-acid sequence MSNIKELLIRIEYLRKRMTEIALKKGFTSAESISISQELDKLMNDYEVQKVKNYDKISPFIEK is encoded by the coding sequence ATGAGTAACATAAAAGAATTATTAATTCGGATAGAATATCTAAGAAAAAGAATGACCGAGATTGCCTTGAAAAAGGGTTTTACCAGTGCTGAATCTATTTCTATCAGTCAGGAATTGGACAAGTTGATGAATGATTACGAAGTACAAAAAGTAAAAAATTACGATAAGATAAGCCCCTTTATTGAAAAATAA
- a CDS encoding aminotransferase A — protein MKPTINRQVENIEISGIRKFYNMVSGQDNILSLTIGQPDFYTPEHVKKAGIAAIDHNQTVYTPNAGILPLRQAIRSFVQQKYNLSYSADTEIIVTVGASQAIDITLRTILSPGDEVILPGPVYPGYEPLIRLAGGVPIHVDTTHHQFKLTSELIKSHITDKTKCVLLPYPSNPTGATLSEVQLKEIAEELENRDIFVLSDEIYSELVYEGDHHSIASFPSMRDKTIVINGLSKSHSMTGWRIGFVLAPEWLAGQILKVHQYNVSCASSISQYAALEALKNGIDDAIPMREQYLKRRDYCFERLTKMGLQVELPNGAFYLFPKIPTDSKTTFELAVDIVNKAHLAVVPGSAFSAFGEGYVRISYAYSLETLKEGLDRLERYLKGPRTKVDTR, from the coding sequence ATGAAACCAACTATTAATAGACAAGTAGAGAACATTGAGATATCTGGTATTCGAAAATTTTATAATATGGTGTCTGGACAAGATAATATACTCTCTTTGACCATTGGCCAACCAGACTTTTATACCCCAGAGCATGTGAAAAAAGCTGGCATAGCTGCGATTGATCATAATCAAACGGTCTATACACCAAACGCAGGCATATTACCATTACGACAAGCTATTCGCTCATTTGTCCAGCAAAAATATAATCTTTCTTATTCAGCGGATACAGAAATTATTGTCACTGTTGGTGCCTCGCAGGCCATTGACATTACTTTAAGAACAATCCTTTCTCCTGGTGATGAAGTGATTCTTCCTGGTCCCGTTTATCCAGGTTATGAACCGTTGATTCGATTAGCAGGTGGAGTTCCAATTCATGTGGATACCACTCACCACCAATTTAAGTTAACAAGCGAGCTTATAAAATCTCATATTACGGATAAAACGAAATGTGTACTCCTCCCTTATCCTTCCAATCCAACAGGTGCAACGCTTTCAGAGGTACAGCTAAAAGAGATTGCCGAGGAGCTAGAAAATCGTGATATTTTTGTATTATCAGATGAAATTTATAGTGAATTAGTATATGAGGGAGATCATCACTCTATCGCATCCTTCCCAAGCATGAGGGACAAAACCATTGTAATAAACGGGTTGTCTAAATCTCATTCCATGACTGGATGGCGAATCGGCTTTGTACTTGCTCCAGAATGGCTAGCAGGTCAAATATTAAAGGTGCATCAGTATAACGTATCCTGTGCTTCTTCAATAAGCCAATACGCTGCATTAGAAGCCTTAAAAAATGGGATAGACGATGCAATTCCAATGCGGGAACAATATCTAAAAAGGAGAGATTACTGCTTCGAACGATTAACGAAAATGGGATTACAAGTAGAATTACCGAATGGGGCGTTTTATTTATTTCCGAAAATACCAACAGATAGCAAAACAACTTTTGAACTAGCAGTCGATATTGTAAACAAAGCACATCTTGCTGTCGTACCAGGAAGTGCATTTTCAGCATTCGGGGAAGGGTATGTAAGAATATCTTATGCATACAGTTTGGAAACACTAAAAGAAGGACTAGATCGCTTAGAGCGCTATCTGAAAGGACCAAGAACGAAAGTAGACACACGCTAA
- a CDS encoding YkyB family protein, with amino-acid sequence MLQPRDIDVQELARALFVVNKHAKTAPDPKYLYQLKKEAIKKLIEEQAATKIGLHFSDHPKFSHQHSTLLVQIADYYFHIPPSKDDFKTLKHLGKLDQSYRNPKTHMSLSHAKKLLANYLGWPLEKPRPTHHRSTYYTPSSLGKMDSPFKSKRYKR; translated from the coding sequence ATGTTACAACCAAGGGATATAGACGTTCAGGAATTAGCTAGAGCTTTATTCGTTGTGAATAAACACGCCAAAACAGCACCTGACCCAAAATATTTATATCAACTAAAAAAAGAAGCCATTAAAAAGCTTATAGAGGAACAAGCTGCTACTAAAATCGGATTACACTTTTCCGACCATCCCAAATTTAGCCATCAGCATTCAACCCTACTCGTACAAATAGCGGATTACTACTTCCATATCCCACCTAGCAAAGACGATTTCAAAACGTTAAAGCACTTAGGTAAATTAGATCAGAGCTACAGAAATCCTAAAACACATATGTCCTTATCCCATGCCAAAAAACTATTAGCAAATTATTTAGGCTGGCCGCTTGAAAAACCTAGACCGACCCATCACCGTTCTACCTACTATACCCCATCTTCACTAGGGAAAATGGATAGTCCTTTTAAATCAAAACGATACAAAAGATAA
- a CDS encoding DoxX family protein, translating into MFVEFIRNNKVVAGILTFLRVYLGYEWITGGWGKITGGFDAAGFLQGAVAQTTGEHPAVQPWWGAFLENVAIPNADLFTFLVMWGELLVGTALILGIFTNFAALMGITMNFAFLFSGTVSTNGQMVLLTTFILVAGFNAGRFGLDRWVIPFLKAHNPIETKRNKKEVATV; encoded by the coding sequence ATGTTTGTTGAATTTATTCGTAATAATAAAGTGGTAGCTGGAATCTTAACTTTTCTTAGAGTGTATTTAGGATATGAGTGGATAACTGGTGGCTGGGGCAAAATCACAGGAGGATTCGATGCTGCAGGATTTTTACAAGGTGCAGTTGCACAAACAACAGGAGAACACCCAGCAGTTCAACCATGGTGGGGAGCATTTCTAGAGAATGTAGCAATACCGAATGCTGATTTATTTACCTTCCTAGTTATGTGGGGTGAATTATTAGTAGGTACTGCTTTAATCCTCGGTATCTTCACAAACTTTGCAGCTTTGATGGGTATAACAATGAATTTCGCCTTCCTATTCAGTGGAACAGTAAGCACGAATGGCCAAATGGTTTTACTAACTACATTCATACTAGTAGCAGGATTTAATGCAGGACGATTCGGCTTAGATAGATGGGTTATTCCTTTCTTAAAAGCCCACAATCCAATTGAAACAAAACGTAATAAAAAAGAAGTAGCTACTGTATAA
- a CDS encoding YkuS family protein, giving the protein MAKIGVEQSLSNVKAALEERGHQVMELQQADDAKQCDCCCVTGQDKNVMGMAATDISAPVINCDGMSAEEVCQHVEQNLR; this is encoded by the coding sequence ATGGCTAAAATAGGAGTAGAACAATCTCTTTCCAATGTAAAAGCAGCACTAGAAGAAAGAGGACACCAAGTTATGGAGCTTCAGCAAGCAGATGATGCGAAACAATGTGATTGCTGCTGTGTAACAGGACAAGATAAAAACGTAATGGGGATGGCAGCGACAGATATTTCAGCACCTGTTATTAACTGTGATGGAATGAGTGCTGAGGAAGTTTGTCAGCATGTAGAACAAAACCTACGATAA
- the dapD gene encoding 2,3,4,5-tetrahydropyridine-2,6-dicarboxylate N-acetyltransferase: MKMMDANEIISFISNSKKSTPVKVYVKGKDLSNLTFSDDVKTFLTGDTGVIFGEWKEIKEVISTYKDQIEDYVVESDRRNSAIPLLDTKDINARIEPGAVIRDQVEIGDGAVIMMGAMINIGSVVGEGTMIDMNVTLGGRATVGKNCHIGAGSVLAGVIEPPSAKPVVVEDDVVIGANVVVLEGVTIGKGAIVAAGAVVTKDVAPNTLVAGTPARVLKEIDDQTKSKTEIKQELRKLNDE; this comes from the coding sequence TTGAAAATGATGGATGCAAACGAAATCATTTCGTTTATTTCAAACAGCAAAAAATCAACGCCAGTAAAAGTGTATGTAAAGGGGAAAGACCTTTCAAATCTTACATTTAGTGATGACGTGAAAACATTCCTAACAGGTGATACTGGGGTAATTTTTGGTGAGTGGAAGGAAATTAAAGAAGTAATATCTACATATAAAGATCAAATCGAGGATTATGTGGTCGAAAGTGATCGTAGGAATTCAGCGATTCCACTTCTTGACACGAAGGACATTAATGCACGAATCGAGCCAGGTGCTGTTATTCGTGATCAGGTAGAAATTGGTGATGGTGCGGTCATCATGATGGGAGCAATGATTAATATCGGTTCAGTTGTCGGTGAGGGTACTATGATTGATATGAATGTAACCCTTGGCGGTCGAGCTACTGTTGGTAAAAACTGCCACATCGGTGCTGGTTCTGTTTTAGCTGGAGTGATTGAACCTCCATCCGCAAAGCCTGTTGTGGTGGAAGATGATGTCGTAATTGGGGCTAATGTAGTAGTTCTAGAAGGTGTAACGATTGGTAAAGGAGCAATTGTTGCTGCGGGTGCTGTTGTTACGAAGGATGTCGCACCAAATACGTTAGTTGCTGGTACACCAGCAAGAGTATTAAAAGAAATCGATGATCAAACGAAATCTAAAACAGAAATTAAACAAGAATTAAGAAAACTTAACGATGAATAA
- a CDS encoding FbpB family small basic protein, whose product MRQRKLPFDELVNQNREELMKDQKAMTEIEEYLESRRQADPSEKKLKKENAK is encoded by the coding sequence GTGAGACAGCGAAAACTACCATTTGATGAATTAGTTAACCAAAACAGAGAAGAATTAATGAAGGATCAGAAAGCAATGACTGAAATCGAAGAGTACCTGGAATCTCGCCGTCAAGCTGATCCTTCTGAAAAAAAATTAAAAAAAGAGAACGCAAAATGA
- a CDS encoding GGDEF and EAL domain-containing protein: MHPWLIKHTQDAILFIDESGLIMDGSKIALEWVGISTLQSNVNDTVLQLDEIVQSAVNGSTFRTKTKADVEVQVYASYVEDYKLYMVLLFPLSIHSITGKLKDHLNKIYMHSQEGVVLFDKHHILDCDLSFARLFGYEMEEIKKQSLFDLLMDNAPVSNSFMFSTDSSIQLVGKKKDGTPLYIELIVQDFPVRNQMIQCAFVRDITEVYNNEKRMEFITYYDELTNLPNYHYFSKILTESIHYASEHNERIAIYFIDIDYFKQINDTLGYEFGDRFLRAVGDRLRTLLSPSMFLARMNGDEFILLHRLFHQKQKDRNIADHLLKAFEAPIELDGHEIYISVSVGVSFYPDHGTSPNDLIKYADAAMYVSKNIQRNHFQVFDPSISDRFKQALTMETDLRKALKERQFELHYQPQKEMNSGRVVGMEALLRWKHPKIGYIPPDTFIPLAERSGLIMEIGEWVLREACMQNKRWQEQGFSPVVVGVNMSVKQFYQKNLVAQVAQILQETGLEAKYLELEITETIAMAHEEFILETLRGLRNIGVQVSIDDFGTGYSSLKYLSIFPLTKLKIDRIFLDGKQKQNLAIVKSIIHLSHSLQMKVIAEGVETEEQVTFLKQQDCDEIQGYFFSKPLPVDQVTHLLCELQ, from the coding sequence ATGCATCCATGGCTTATAAAACATACACAAGATGCCATATTATTCATTGATGAATCTGGGTTGATTATGGATGGAAGTAAGATTGCCTTGGAATGGGTAGGCATTTCTACTTTGCAATCGAATGTGAACGACACCGTTTTACAGTTGGATGAAATCGTCCAATCAGCAGTAAATGGCTCTACTTTTCGCACTAAGACCAAAGCGGATGTGGAAGTACAGGTTTACGCAAGTTATGTAGAGGATTATAAACTTTACATGGTTTTGTTGTTTCCGCTATCTATACATAGTATTACAGGAAAACTGAAAGACCATTTGAATAAGATTTATATGCACAGTCAAGAAGGAGTCGTATTGTTTGATAAGCATCACATCCTCGATTGTGACTTGTCTTTTGCGAGACTATTTGGCTATGAGATGGAAGAAATAAAAAAGCAATCTTTATTTGATTTATTAATGGATAATGCCCCGGTTTCCAATTCGTTTATGTTTTCAACCGATTCCTCCATCCAACTAGTAGGAAAGAAGAAGGATGGAACACCGTTATATATTGAGTTAATAGTTCAAGACTTTCCTGTTCGAAATCAGATGATCCAATGTGCATTCGTCCGAGATATAACGGAAGTCTATAATAATGAAAAAAGAATGGAATTTATTACGTATTATGATGAATTAACCAACTTACCAAATTATCATTATTTCTCCAAAATTCTTACGGAATCTATCCATTATGCTTCCGAACATAACGAACGAATTGCTATATATTTTATTGATATAGATTACTTTAAGCAAATTAATGATACGCTTGGTTATGAGTTTGGAGATCGCTTTTTACGAGCGGTTGGAGATCGTTTGCGAACACTGTTATCTCCTTCTATGTTTCTAGCACGCATGAATGGGGATGAATTTATATTATTGCATCGTCTTTTTCACCAAAAACAAAAGGATAGGAACATTGCGGATCATCTTCTTAAAGCCTTTGAAGCCCCAATCGAATTGGATGGTCACGAAATATATATTTCTGTAAGTGTTGGCGTTAGTTTTTATCCGGATCATGGTACTTCCCCCAACGACCTTATTAAATACGCCGATGCTGCTATGTATGTGAGTAAAAATATACAAAGAAATCATTTTCAAGTATTTGATCCATCCATTTCTGATCGTTTTAAGCAAGCATTAACGATGGAAACCGATTTGAGAAAAGCACTTAAAGAAAGGCAATTTGAACTCCACTATCAGCCACAAAAGGAAATGAATTCTGGTCGTGTTGTTGGAATGGAGGCACTTCTCCGATGGAAGCATCCGAAAATAGGCTACATACCTCCAGATACATTCATACCTTTAGCTGAGAGATCTGGACTTATTATGGAGATTGGGGAGTGGGTACTAAGGGAAGCGTGCATGCAGAATAAACGTTGGCAGGAACAAGGTTTCTCCCCAGTTGTTGTCGGTGTGAACATGTCGGTAAAGCAGTTTTATCAGAAAAACCTAGTAGCTCAAGTGGCCCAAATATTACAGGAAACAGGATTGGAAGCGAAGTATTTAGAGCTAGAGATTACGGAAACCATTGCTATGGCTCATGAGGAATTCATTTTAGAGACGTTAAGAGGACTTCGGAATATTGGGGTTCAAGTATCTATCGATGATTTTGGGACGGGGTATTCTTCTTTGAAATACTTAAGTATTTTCCCTCTTACAAAGTTAAAAATTGATCGAATATTTCTAGATGGAAAACAGAAACAAAATTTAGCAATTGTAAAGTCTATTATTCATCTGTCCCATTCTTTGCAAATGAAAGTAATAGCCGAAGGCGTAGAGACTGAAGAGCAAGTAACCTTCCTAAAGCAACAGGATTGTGATGAAATACAGGGCTATTTTTTCTCAAAACCACTGCCAGTAGATCAGGTGACACATCTTTTATGTGAACTACAATAA
- the trhA gene encoding PAQR family membrane homeostasis protein TrhA: MRILTMTTHTFTKKEEIAHAITHGIGVVFSIVALVLLILYATLEGTTLQVVSTAIFGSTMLIMYLSSTIVHSLPSGKWKHIFQIFDHSSIYLFIAGTYTPLLLGPLRGEIGWTLFGIVWGIAVIGVVFKIFFVNQFIVLSTLFYILMGWMITLVWGPLTEKLPQEGVNYLVLGGLFYTVGAIFYVWRKFHFHHAVWHLFVLAGSMFHFLTIFYFII, translated from the coding sequence ATGAGGATTTTAACAATGACAACCCATACGTTTACCAAGAAAGAAGAAATTGCTCATGCAATCACACACGGAATTGGTGTCGTTTTTAGTATTGTTGCCTTAGTGTTACTCATCTTATATGCAACTTTAGAAGGTACTACCTTACAGGTTGTGTCTACAGCAATATTTGGTTCCACTATGTTAATCATGTATCTATCGTCCACTATCGTGCACAGCCTGCCAAGTGGAAAATGGAAACATATTTTTCAAATTTTTGATCACTCCTCCATCTATTTATTTATTGCGGGAACCTACACCCCTCTTCTACTCGGCCCCCTTCGCGGTGAAATAGGCTGGACCCTGTTCGGCATTGTCTGGGGGATTGCTGTAATAGGAGTGGTTTTTAAAATATTCTTTGTTAATCAGTTCATCGTATTATCCACCCTGTTTTATATATTAATGGGATGGATGATTACACTTGTATGGGGTCCACTTACGGAAAAGTTACCTCAAGAGGGTGTGAATTATCTCGTTCTTGGTGGATTATTTTATACAGTGGGAGCCATTTTCTACGTATGGCGGAAATTTCACTTTCATCATGCTGTTTGGCACCTATTTGTATTAGCCGGCTCCATGTTTCACTTTCTCACCATTTTCTACTTTATTATTTAA
- a CDS encoding aspartyl-phosphate phosphatase Spo0E family protein, with protein sequence MKNLGVVLGDSDLQAKIVKKRKRMFQIAEKYGMNSRSTIKVSQELDILINQYQRLKYPS encoded by the coding sequence ATGAAAAATTTAGGTGTAGTGTTAGGGGACTCGGATTTACAAGCAAAGATAGTTAAAAAGAGAAAAAGAATGTTTCAAATTGCTGAAAAATACGGAATGAATAGTAGATCCACCATTAAAGTCTCACAAGAACTAGATATACTTATTAATCAATATCAACGGCTAAAATATCCTAGTTGA